A genome region from Nymphalis io chromosome Z, ilAglIoxx1.1, whole genome shotgun sequence includes the following:
- the LOC126780301 gene encoding protein grindelwald → MSRLVCVLAILGIASAQLTLDGIRCGQLTCQLDEYCSPETNRCAPCSVACNKSHHNYDSGLCIKECQGYLLDLRYMRKSESIAPPSDINSVQRQAQTALIVSSVALAVLLIVIIILCRGRLSWRYIKQKLQPSKNRVKQYPTDLTHHNPHAELPKAKPELKLEIRNSEPPKRQNQQPLNVRDLDTRTQTEGSQGATTPKTISTALSNRHPAEDTTLDFSYDNMGMNVTPPEQPAASHKF, encoded by the exons ATGTCTCGACTAGTTTGTGTCTTGGCAATTCTTGGCATAGCATCAGCTCAACTCACGTTGGACGGCATCAGATGTGGTCAGCTGACTTGTCAACTCGACGAGTACTGCTCACCTGAGACCAACCGATGCGCGCCGTGCAGCGTCGCTTGCAACAAATCTCATCACAATTACGACTCTGGTCTTTGCATCAAGGAATGTCAAG GATACTTGCTGGACTTGAGGTACATGCGCAAATCGGAAAGCATCGCACCGCCGTCAGATATTAACA GTGTCCAGCGTCAAGCGCAGACAGCGTTGATTGTGAGCAGCGTGGCTCTCGCTGTACttcttatagttataataatactttgtagAGGAAGACTATCCTGGAGATATATCAAACAAAAGTTACAACCAAGTAAG aatCGCGTTAAACAATACCCGACGGACTTAACACATCACAATCCACACGCTGAGCTTCCGAAAGCCAAGCCCGAATTGAAATTAGAGATACGAAATTCTGAACCACCGAAGCGACAAAACCAACAGCCACTTAACGTCAGGGATTTAGATACAAGAACTCAAACCGAAGGTAGCCAGGGGGCTACAACGCCGAAGACCATAAGCACTGCTCTTAGCAATAGACATCCAGCAGAAGATACGACCTTAGATTTTTCATACGATAACATGGGTATGAATGTCACTCCCCCCGAACAACCCGCAGCTAGTCATAAATTCTGA